From the genome of Candidatus Eremiobacterota bacterium, one region includes:
- a CDS encoding SpoIIE family protein phosphatase, which yields MPVGQDWRFVVLSYVVAVAAALTAFELTRPAAEARRRNDAIGWTFAGTTALAIGVWSMHFIGMQAFRIAVPVAYDVPLVIASFAVALGGAVVALWLVVHGKATPPMVAGASVLLGLCLAGMHYTGMGALRIAAVVRYDPRWVAVSVAVAIATSYAAFVLIARFTAQRRLRQLGPELLTAAVMGLAIVSVHYTGMAAARFSAAPAPPAGGVLVDRQAVAVAVAVGTLVVLGLFLLSARVNVRPRGRAREDERYRALAESVPNIVWTADRAGVVDYCNRRFTEYTGLSAEAIGDGGWERIMHPSDRAQALAALHTALAVGSPYRAEARLRRADGTYRWHVLLAVPVRDTDGTIVTWFGSCTDIEDQKDAERIMALLGDVTQALTSSLDDAGIARSLVDLVAPAEAAYCEVQLYDAERALWRAAAAGEASAYTPERAQRVERTRRAGAALLTRDVSAVAIRASDRVLGWLICCELVDDVRALVPELASRLGAALVNANAYAREHKVATSFQTAALVSDLPEVPGLRFSALYQAAHAEASVGGDWYDAFRLPDGRVVISVGDVAGSGLDAAVAMSSVRQSIRTAALINPDPVAVVDAVDRIVRAMGNGRFVTAFVGVIDPVCEEFAFSNAGHPPPFLRRPDGRIVELSQGDLPLGLRQRSSAGRLILPLEPRSLIVAYTDGLTEIDRDPVAGHANLTAAVQACEGSNVATEIFEALSGQRPVRDDIAILAVWFEGGVVEVDGGRSARRWSFSVADGERAAFVRGEFVSFLESVGFAGATLNAAELVFGELIGNVYRYARGTVSVIVDVSGAAAVLHVLDGGDGFELNPRLPADLYAERGRGLFLVDAFADEFSIERRRTGGSHARAVLVGTTRVRPLSSMTRTSL from the coding sequence ATGCCCGTAGGGCAGGATTGGCGCTTCGTCGTCCTGTCGTACGTCGTTGCCGTCGCCGCCGCGCTCACCGCGTTCGAGCTGACGCGTCCGGCCGCCGAGGCGCGCCGCCGGAACGACGCAATCGGCTGGACGTTCGCGGGGACGACCGCGCTCGCGATCGGCGTCTGGTCGATGCACTTCATCGGGATGCAGGCGTTCCGGATCGCCGTGCCGGTCGCATACGACGTCCCGCTGGTCATCGCGTCGTTCGCCGTCGCGCTCGGCGGCGCGGTCGTCGCGCTTTGGCTCGTCGTGCACGGCAAGGCGACGCCGCCGATGGTCGCCGGCGCGTCGGTTCTGCTCGGACTCTGCTTGGCGGGGATGCACTACACGGGGATGGGAGCGCTGCGCATCGCCGCGGTGGTACGGTACGATCCGCGCTGGGTCGCCGTCTCCGTCGCGGTCGCGATCGCGACCTCGTACGCGGCGTTCGTCCTGATCGCACGCTTCACGGCGCAACGGCGGCTCCGTCAGCTCGGGCCCGAGCTGCTCACGGCTGCGGTCATGGGGCTCGCGATCGTCTCGGTCCACTATACCGGGATGGCGGCGGCGCGCTTCTCGGCGGCGCCGGCCCCGCCGGCCGGCGGCGTGCTCGTTGATCGGCAAGCCGTCGCGGTGGCGGTCGCCGTCGGCACGCTCGTCGTGCTCGGCTTGTTCCTCCTCTCGGCACGCGTCAACGTGCGCCCGCGAGGCCGCGCGCGCGAGGACGAGCGCTATCGCGCGCTCGCGGAGTCCGTACCGAACATCGTTTGGACCGCCGACCGAGCCGGGGTCGTGGACTACTGCAACCGGCGGTTCACGGAGTACACGGGGCTTTCGGCCGAGGCGATCGGGGACGGCGGCTGGGAGAGGATCATGCATCCGTCCGACCGCGCGCAGGCGCTCGCCGCGCTCCACACCGCACTCGCCGTCGGTTCGCCGTATCGCGCCGAGGCGCGCCTGCGCCGCGCCGACGGCACGTATCGCTGGCACGTTCTGCTCGCCGTCCCCGTGCGCGACACCGACGGCACGATCGTCACGTGGTTCGGCTCGTGCACCGACATCGAGGACCAGAAGGATGCGGAGCGCATCATGGCGCTCCTCGGCGACGTCACGCAGGCGCTGACTTCGTCGCTGGACGACGCGGGGATCGCGCGCAGCTTGGTCGATCTCGTCGCGCCGGCCGAAGCCGCGTACTGCGAGGTGCAGCTCTACGATGCCGAGCGCGCGCTGTGGAGGGCGGCCGCCGCTGGTGAGGCGTCCGCGTACACCCCCGAGCGTGCGCAGCGCGTGGAACGCACGCGGCGCGCGGGCGCGGCGCTGCTCACGCGCGACGTGAGTGCGGTCGCGATTCGCGCGAGCGATCGCGTCCTCGGGTGGCTGATCTGCTGCGAGCTCGTCGACGACGTGCGCGCGCTCGTCCCCGAGCTCGCGTCGCGGCTCGGCGCGGCGCTCGTCAACGCGAACGCCTACGCGCGCGAGCACAAGGTCGCGACGTCGTTCCAGACCGCGGCACTGGTCAGCGATCTTCCGGAGGTGCCGGGACTGCGCTTCTCCGCACTCTATCAGGCCGCGCACGCGGAGGCGAGCGTCGGCGGCGACTGGTACGACGCCTTTCGCCTCCCAGACGGCCGGGTCGTGATCTCGGTCGGTGACGTCGCGGGCAGCGGCCTCGACGCGGCGGTCGCGATGAGCAGCGTTCGGCAGAGCATCCGCACCGCCGCGCTGATCAATCCCGACCCCGTCGCGGTCGTCGACGCGGTCGACCGGATCGTGCGCGCGATGGGCAACGGCCGCTTCGTGACGGCGTTCGTCGGCGTGATCGACCCCGTATGCGAAGAGTTCGCCTTCTCGAACGCGGGGCATCCGCCGCCGTTCCTGCGGCGCCCAGACGGACGCATCGTCGAGCTCTCTCAAGGCGATCTCCCGCTGGGGCTGCGCCAGCGAAGCTCGGCCGGCCGTTTGATCCTGCCCCTTGAACCTCGGTCGCTGATCGTCGCGTACACCGACGGGCTCACCGAAATCGATCGCGACCCGGTCGCCGGCCACGCGAACCTTACCGCGGCCGTGCAGGCGTGTGAGGGGTCGAACGTCGCAACCGAGATCTTCGAGGCACTCTCAGGGCAACGCCCGGTGCGCGACGACATCGCGATCCTCGCCGTGTGGTTCGAAGGCGGAGTGGTCGAGGTCGACGGCGGGCGAAGCGCGCGCCGCTGGTCGTTCAGCGTGGCGGACGGCGAACGCGCGGCGTTCGTCCGAGGTGAATTCGTGTCTTTTCTGGAGAGCGTCGGCTTCGCCGGAGCGACGCTGAACGCGGCGGAGCTCGTCTTCGGCGAGCTGATCGGCAACGTCTACCGCTACGCGCGCGGAACCGTCAGCGTGATCGTCGACGTCTCCGGCGCCGCCGCCGTCCTTCACGTTCTTGACGGCGGCGACGGCTTCGAGCTCAACCCGCGTCTTCCGGCCGATTTGTACGCCGAGCGCGGCCGCGGCTTGTTCCTCGTCGACGCCTTCGCCGACGAGTTCTCGATCGAGCGCCGGCGCACGGGGGGCAGCCACGCGCGCGCCGTCCTCGTCGGCACGACGCGGGTCCGCCCGCTCTCCTCGATGACCCGCACGTCGCTCTGA
- a CDS encoding MEDS domain-containing protein — protein sequence MNLHTDHIIAPGRPPLRHLVQFYGAEAGELIRALTRYVSEGLAAGSAVLIVATADHTDALLGALAEPADGRDRSRAIVCLDAQATLDRFMVNGQPDWRRFEQTVGGIVRGLRRSAPAGTLRVYGEMVGLLWQAGQGEAAVCLENFWNVLLGDDEFALFCGYPIDVFSEEFTAAEELLRTHSHVLYGAEDDRMARALDAATRDVLGAQVASLSERMSVEGAVASHVAEDIFRRARSYYRECA from the coding sequence TTGAACCTTCACACCGACCATATCATCGCGCCCGGACGCCCGCCGCTCCGCCACCTGGTCCAGTTCTACGGCGCCGAAGCGGGCGAACTGATTCGGGCGCTGACGAGGTACGTCTCAGAAGGGCTCGCCGCCGGCAGCGCGGTCCTCATCGTTGCGACCGCCGATCACACTGACGCGCTGCTGGGTGCGCTCGCGGAGCCCGCGGACGGTCGCGATCGTTCGCGTGCGATCGTGTGTCTCGATGCGCAGGCGACGCTCGACCGCTTCATGGTGAACGGCCAGCCGGACTGGCGCCGCTTCGAGCAAACCGTCGGCGGCATCGTGCGCGGCTTGCGGCGCTCCGCGCCGGCAGGGACGCTGCGCGTCTACGGTGAGATGGTGGGCTTGCTGTGGCAGGCGGGTCAAGGCGAGGCCGCGGTATGCCTCGAGAATTTCTGGAACGTCTTGCTCGGCGACGACGAGTTCGCGCTCTTTTGCGGCTACCCGATCGACGTCTTCTCCGAGGAGTTCACCGCCGCGGAGGAGCTGTTGCGGACGCACTCGCACGTGCTGTACGGCGCGGAGGACGACAGAATGGCGCGCGCGCTCGACGCGGCGACCCGCGACGTGCTCGGCGCGCAGGTGGCTTCGCTCAGCGAACGGATGTCCGTCGAGGGGGCCGTCGCCTCGCACGTCGCCGAGGATATCTTCCGGCGTGCCCGCAGCTATTATCGCGAGTGCGCATAA